Proteins from a genomic interval of Nasonia vitripennis strain AsymCx chromosome 3, Nvit_psr_1.1, whole genome shotgun sequence:
- the LOC100117520 gene encoding uncharacterized protein LOC100117520 isoform X2: protein MVRKCQRKRLFEISHYFFYPRPIVLELEKTRQSKLTYVGYSMGTTLSYMLLSTKPEYNEKINLLISLAPVAYFSMPISSNIDFLIRTVLTIGYVKYEILPQSVYGAQFAKENCHNFSFINPCTAFLQNFASDISDLNDTTIQNILIIQLVHPIILSNIIYNFLNQTILFRNMIMDVAAFSNLVKIRSNIISERHQSTMMPSI, encoded by the exons ATGGTTAGGAAATGTCAGAGGAAACGTTTATTCGAAATCTCACACTACTTTTTCTACCCAAGGCCCATTGTTTTGGAATTAg AAAAAACAAGACAAAGTAAATTAACGTACGTAGGATATTCCATGGGAACAACACTGAGCTATATGCTTTTATCTACCAAACCTGAATATAACGAAAAAATTAACCTTCTAATAAGTTTAGCACCAGTAGCTTATTTTTCAATGCCAATAAGTTCTAATATAGATTTTCTCATACGAACAGTACTG ACTATTGGATACGTTAAGTATGAAATTCTCCCTCAATCAGTTTACGGAGCACAATTTGCAAAAGAAAATTGCCACAATTTTTCGTTTATTAATCCGTGCACAGCTTTTCTTCAGAACTTTGCAAGCGATATCAGTGATTTAAATGAC acTACTATTCAGAATATTCTTATAATCCAGCTAGTACATCCTATTATATTGAGTAACATTATCTACAACTTTTTGAATCAGACA ATACTTTTCAGAAATATGATTATGGATGTAGCGGCTTTTTCGAATCTTGTAAAAATAAGATCAAATATAATCAGCGAGCGCCACCAGAGTACAAT gATGCCGAGTATTTAA
- the LOC100117480 gene encoding gastric triacylglycerol lipase, with amino-acid sequence MKIIAIFLCAFVTSSSADYFDFLKKILFSKNVSPARVRTEEECNSRTNESVILDFIGLVEQYDGYKAEEYNITTDDGYILGLHRISGSPSHPKTDGKRVIYIQHGLFGSSDFLVLLGPHRSLAFYLADAGYDVWLGNVRGNVYSKSHITYGPKSSRFWNFRMDEMAEKDISKFIDVVLEKTRQTKLTYIGYSMGTTLSYMLLSSKPEYNEKIDLLVSLAPVAFFTPPASILIKSLISTILLANKFSNEILPQSIDIAQFAKDSCNNSAFNPCKIFLSHFARGIHNLSEPDVQKILAYTPAGTSYYTVEHYQQLMNNDRKFQKYDFNTRWYTSNMGKYYQTTPPQYDVSSINAAHIIIYSLADVFVKVEDAKYLKDNMKNVIAFEEVADKNFNHVDFIWSVEAKKLVYEPLLKIMSKHH; translated from the exons ATGAAAATTATTGCAATTTTCCTATGTGCGTTTGTAACGTCTTCGTCAGCAGATTACTTTGacttcttaaaaaaaattcttttttcaaaaaatgtttctcCTGCACGAGTACGGACAGAGGAGGAATGCAATAGCAGAACTAATGAATCAGTAATACTGGATTTT ATCGGTCTTGTTGAACAATATGATGGATACAAAGCCGAGGAATATAACATTACGACGGATGATGGCTACATATTAGGATTGCACAGAATTAGTGGCAGCCCATCTCACCCTAAAACTGACGGAAAACGGGTTATTTACATACAGCACGGTTTATTTGGTTCAagtgattttttagttttattagGACCCCACCGTTCTTTAG CTTTTTACTTAGCAGACGCAGGATATGATGTATGGCTAGGAAACGTAAGAGGCAATGTTTACTCTAAATCTCATATCACGTATGGACCAAAATCTAGCAGGTTTTGGAATTTCAG AATGGATGAAATGGCAGAAAAGGATATTAGCAAATTTATTGATGTTGTATTAGAAAAAACGAGACAAACTAAATTAACTTACATAGGATATTCCATGGGAACAACTTTAAGTTACATGCTGTTATCATCAAAACCagaatataatgaaaaaattgatcTCCTTGTAAGTTTGGCACCCGTTGCTTTTTTTACACCTCCAGCAAGTATTCTTATAAAGTCATTGATATCGACGATTTTA cTGGCCAACAAATTCTCAAATGAAATTCTACCTCAGTCAATTGATATAGCTCAGTTTGCGAAAGATTCATGCAATAATTCTGCTTTCAACccatgtaaaatatttttatctcaTTTTGCGAGAGGAATTCACAACTTATCAGAG CCTGATGTTCAGAAAATTCTTGCTTATACTCCAGCTGGCACTTCGTATTACACAGTTGAACATTACCAACAACTCATGAATAATGATC gaaaatttcaaaaatatgacTTTAATACAAGGTGGTATACTTCTAATATGGGGAAATACTATCAAACGACACCGCCCCAGTACGATGTTTCATCGATCAATGCTGctcatataattatttacagtCTTGCAGATGTATTTGTAAAAGTTGAG GATGCCAAGTATTTGAAGGATAATATGAAGAACGTTATAGCTTTCGAAGAAGTTGCCGATAAGAACTTCAATCATGTAGATTTTATTTGGTCCGTAGAAGCCAAGAAATTGGTTTATGAGCCACTATTGAAAATAATGTCGAAACATCATTAG